From Pseudonocardia autotrophica, one genomic window encodes:
- a CDS encoding CoA-acylating methylmalonate-semialdehyde dehydrogenase yields MAAIDVLEHRLSGKPWSGSSERFSDVYDPNRGTARARVRLADESDVDEVVRVAVEAQREWAAWNPQRRARVLLRFLQLANQHHDELAALLSAEHGKTLPDARGDIQRGLEVIEFAAGAPHLLKGEYSTDAGGGIDVYSMRQPLGVVAAITPFNFPAMIPLWKLGPALACGNAVVLKPSERDPSVPIRIAELFDEAGLPPGVLTVLHGDKVAVDALLVHPDIQAVGFVGSTPIAQYVYATATAHGKRAQCFGGAKNHLIVMPDADLDQAADAISGAAFGSAGQRCMAVSVAVPVGEQTADALVAKLAERARNLTIGRSDSETADLGPLVGADAAQRVTAAIAAGAEEGAELVVDGRGITPPDGGEGGWFVGGTLFDRVTTDMSLYRDEIFGPVLSVVRAADYEQALRLPNENVYGNGVSIFTRDGDAARNFAARVNTGMVGVNVPIPVPIAYHTFGGWKASGFGDLNQHGPDSFKFYTRTKTVTSRWPSGIKDGASFVIPTMS; encoded by the coding sequence ACACCGCCTGTCCGGAAAGCCCTGGTCGGGGTCGTCCGAGCGGTTCTCCGATGTGTACGACCCCAATCGCGGAACGGCCCGGGCGCGCGTCCGGCTCGCCGATGAATCCGATGTGGACGAGGTCGTCCGGGTCGCCGTCGAGGCCCAGCGGGAGTGGGCCGCCTGGAACCCGCAGCGCCGGGCCCGGGTGCTGCTGCGGTTCCTGCAGCTCGCGAACCAGCACCACGACGAGCTGGCCGCGCTGCTCTCCGCCGAGCACGGCAAGACGCTGCCGGACGCCCGCGGCGACATCCAGCGCGGCCTGGAGGTGATCGAGTTCGCCGCCGGTGCCCCGCACCTGCTCAAGGGCGAGTACTCCACCGACGCCGGCGGCGGGATCGACGTCTACTCGATGCGCCAGCCGCTCGGCGTGGTCGCCGCGATCACCCCGTTCAACTTCCCGGCGATGATCCCGCTCTGGAAGCTCGGACCGGCGCTGGCCTGCGGCAACGCCGTCGTGCTCAAGCCCTCCGAGCGGGACCCCTCGGTCCCGATCCGGATCGCCGAGCTGTTCGACGAGGCGGGCCTGCCGCCCGGTGTGCTGACCGTGCTGCACGGCGACAAGGTGGCGGTGGACGCGCTGCTCGTGCACCCGGACATCCAGGCGGTCGGCTTCGTCGGCTCCACCCCGATCGCGCAGTACGTCTATGCGACCGCCACCGCGCACGGCAAGCGCGCCCAGTGCTTCGGCGGGGCGAAGAACCACCTGATCGTCATGCCGGACGCCGATCTCGACCAGGCCGCCGACGCGATCTCGGGCGCCGCGTTCGGTTCCGCGGGCCAGCGCTGCATGGCCGTGTCGGTGGCCGTCCCGGTCGGTGAACAGACCGCGGACGCGCTGGTCGCCAAGCTCGCCGAGCGGGCCCGGAACCTGACGATCGGCCGCTCCGACTCGGAGACCGCCGACCTGGGTCCGCTGGTCGGGGCGGATGCGGCGCAGCGGGTGACCGCGGCGATCGCGGCCGGCGCCGAGGAGGGTGCCGAGCTGGTCGTCGACGGCCGCGGGATCACCCCGCCCGATGGCGGCGAGGGCGGCTGGTTCGTCGGCGGCACGCTGTTCGACCGGGTCACCACCGACATGTCGCTCTACCGGGACGAGATCTTCGGTCCGGTGCTGTCGGTGGTCAGGGCAGCGGACTACGAACAGGCCCTGCGGCTGCCCAACGAGAACGTCTACGGCAACGGCGTCTCGATCTTCACCCGGGACGGCGACGCGGCCCGGAACTTCGCCGCGCGGGTGAACACCGGGATGGTCGGGGTGAACGTACCGATCCCGGTGCCGATCGCGTACCACACCTTCGGCGGGTGGAAGGCCTCCGGATTCGGCGATCTCAACCAGCACGGACCGGATTCGTTCAAGTTCTACACCCGCACCAAGACCGTCACCTCGCGCTGGCCCTCCGGGATCAAGGACGGCGCCTCCTTCGTGATCCCGACCATGTCATGA